One window of Rubrivirga sp. SAORIC476 genomic DNA carries:
- a CDS encoding FAD-binding domain-containing protein, translated as MQTALWWIKKDVRLADNPALTAALANAETVVPVFLFEPAVLEAEETSAFHVAAWCEALADLSERLGGHVLPLRGDAIETFARLRAVLPFDAIHSHEEIGSEVTFARDRTVADWCASEGVTWHEHQQTGVFRGGVDRDKRAKEWTAFMRGGPLPAPSAADLARVRVPPEAAGLAMPVVSPDAVGHPLTEAQRDLRQPVSETAAVATLDDFLTDRGACYSGGISSPNLAFTCGSRLSVHLAWGTLTGRAAYAATEARQAEVRAQTGDAARQWGRSLNAFKSRLHWRDHFIQRLESEPRMEFEPLNAAYEALPTPGDHHLDAWLAGETGWPLVDASMRCAAQTGFLNFRMRAMVTSVAVHTLRIDWRKTLYPTARLWADYEPGIHIAQTQMQAGVVGINQLRVYSPDKQLADHDPEATFVRQWVPELADVPPEAILKHHVRPVPGYREPLVDRLVWSKGFKDDYYAIKGLPETKALADAVYQRHGSRRPRSARTWKSNAPRAGERRIVKAVGAQTELGL; from the coding sequence AACGCCGAGACCGTCGTCCCAGTGTTTCTGTTCGAGCCTGCCGTGCTGGAGGCCGAGGAGACGAGTGCGTTCCACGTCGCCGCGTGGTGCGAGGCGCTGGCCGACCTCTCGGAGCGGCTGGGCGGCCACGTCCTCCCGCTCCGTGGCGACGCCATCGAGACGTTCGCGAGGCTCCGCGCCGTGCTCCCGTTCGACGCGATCCACAGCCACGAGGAGATCGGGTCCGAGGTGACGTTCGCGCGCGATCGCACCGTCGCCGACTGGTGTGCTTCCGAGGGCGTCACGTGGCATGAGCACCAGCAGACGGGCGTGTTTCGGGGCGGCGTCGACCGCGACAAGCGGGCCAAAGAGTGGACGGCGTTCATGCGCGGCGGTCCGCTCCCGGCCCCGTCCGCTGCCGACCTCGCCCGGGTCCGCGTCCCGCCCGAGGCGGCCGGCCTCGCGATGCCCGTCGTCAGCCCCGACGCGGTCGGGCACCCGCTCACGGAGGCCCAGCGCGACCTGCGCCAGCCGGTTTCCGAGACCGCGGCTGTGGCCACGCTGGACGACTTCTTGACCGACCGTGGGGCGTGCTACTCGGGCGGCATCTCGTCGCCCAACCTCGCCTTCACCTGTGGCTCGCGGCTGTCGGTCCACCTCGCGTGGGGGACCCTCACCGGGCGGGCGGCCTACGCGGCCACCGAGGCCCGGCAGGCGGAGGTCCGCGCCCAGACCGGCGACGCAGCCCGGCAGTGGGGGCGCTCGCTGAATGCGTTTAAGAGCCGACTCCACTGGCGCGACCACTTTATCCAGCGGCTGGAGTCGGAGCCACGGATGGAGTTCGAGCCCCTCAACGCGGCCTACGAAGCCCTGCCGACGCCTGGCGACCACCACCTGGACGCGTGGCTCGCGGGCGAGACCGGCTGGCCCCTCGTCGACGCCTCCATGCGGTGCGCGGCGCAGACCGGCTTCCTCAACTTCCGGATGCGGGCGATGGTGACGAGCGTCGCCGTCCACACGCTCCGCATCGACTGGCGCAAGACCCTCTACCCCACGGCCCGCCTCTGGGCGGACTACGAGCCAGGCATCCACATCGCGCAGACGCAGATGCAGGCGGGCGTCGTAGGCATCAATCAACTCCGCGTCTACTCGCCCGACAAGCAACTCGCCGACCACGATCCCGAGGCGACGTTCGTCAGGCAGTGGGTCCCGGAACTGGCGGACGTGCCGCCCGAGGCGATCCTGAAGCACCACGTCCGCCCTGTGCCTGGCTACCGCGAGCCGCTCGTCGACCGGCTGGTGTGGTCGAAGGGGTTCAAGGACGACTACTACGCCATCAAGGGCCTGCCGGAAACGAAGGCGCTGGCGGACGCCGTCTACCAGCGCCACGGCTCCCGCCGCCCCCGCAGTGCGCGGACGTGGAAGAGCAACGCGCCGCGAGCGGGCGAACGGCGCATCGTCAAGGCGGTGGGGGCGCAGACCGAACTCGGCCTGTGA
- a CDS encoding deoxyribodipyrimidine photo-lyase, with protein MTALDALRLRTRRLSDHPVAEDADYVLCWLGQALRAEENPVIDASLALGDRLGLPVVVLHTLENRYPYASHRIHRFMLEASQELGPGVEARGLRFVRYVRQGAADGDAPGAVDVAARLARRAAAVLTNDVPTFVAGEYAERLATALDGRAVFAVDACCAVPMNAFDAHHTVTKAFRAAHTPRRADHLGLDLRQPSTGRFEGDLDVPVTPDLTDWDDDALDAFIAGCGVDMSVPPAPGWSGRRSAALDRLAFAVEHVVPRYKWTRNNPALDDATTMLSPWMHFGVLSPREVAAAVLDAEAEGHVHAAARWKFLDELLTWRELYHHRSRWEPDWAHWDGLPAWARETLLNHADDPRPHLYSLDALAHGETDDEVWNAAQKQFAIDGWMNNNLRMYWGRQLLTWRPDPRDAFAATCYLNDRFSLDGRNASTYGGIRSGFGEVRPWKERPVYGTVAGKTSGALMKRDGVPAWLAEQAAREVPFRAAIASDPPPEFDRYR; from the coding sequence GTGACCGCTCTCGACGCCCTCCGTCTTCGCACGCGCCGCCTCTCCGACCACCCGGTCGCCGAGGACGCCGACTACGTGCTGTGCTGGCTCGGGCAGGCGCTCCGGGCCGAGGAGAACCCGGTCATCGACGCGTCGCTCGCGCTGGGCGACCGGCTCGGCCTGCCGGTGGTGGTGCTCCACACGCTGGAGAACCGGTACCCGTACGCCTCGCACCGCATCCACCGGTTCATGCTGGAGGCGAGCCAGGAACTGGGGCCCGGCGTCGAGGCGCGGGGCCTGCGGTTCGTGCGCTACGTCCGCCAGGGCGCGGCCGACGGCGACGCACCCGGTGCGGTCGACGTGGCGGCCCGGCTGGCCCGGCGTGCCGCCGCCGTGCTCACGAACGACGTGCCGACGTTCGTCGCCGGAGAGTACGCGGAGCGGCTGGCCACGGCGCTCGACGGCCGCGCCGTGTTCGCCGTGGACGCCTGCTGTGCCGTCCCGATGAACGCGTTCGACGCGCACCACACGGTGACGAAGGCCTTCCGCGCCGCCCACACCCCGCGCCGCGCCGACCACCTCGGGCTCGACCTCCGCCAGCCGAGCACGGGCCGGTTCGAGGGCGACCTCGACGTGCCGGTGACGCCCGACCTCACCGACTGGGACGACGACGCGCTCGACGCCTTCATCGCCGGGTGCGGCGTCGACATGAGCGTGCCCCCGGCGCCCGGCTGGAGCGGGCGCCGGAGCGCGGCGCTGGACCGACTGGCGTTTGCCGTCGAGCACGTCGTGCCGCGCTACAAGTGGACGCGCAACAACCCGGCGCTGGACGACGCGACGACCATGCTGTCGCCCTGGATGCACTTTGGGGTGCTCTCGCCGCGCGAGGTTGCGGCCGCCGTGCTCGACGCCGAGGCGGAGGGGCACGTCCACGCGGCGGCGCGGTGGAAATTCCTCGACGAACTGCTCACGTGGCGCGAGCTCTACCACCACCGCAGCCGCTGGGAGCCCGACTGGGCGCACTGGGACGGCCTTCCCGCATGGGCTCGCGAGACCCTCCTCAACCACGCCGACGACCCGCGGCCGCACCTCTACTCGCTGGACGCCCTCGCTCACGGCGAGACCGACGACGAGGTCTGGAACGCCGCCCAGAAGCAGTTCGCCATCGACGGCTGGATGAACAACAACCTCCGCATGTACTGGGGCCGCCAACTCCTGACGTGGCGCCCCGACCCGCGCGACGCCTTCGCCGCGACGTGCTATCTGAACGACCGCTTCAGTCTCGACGGCCGCAACGCGTCCACGTACGGCGGCATCCGGTCGGGCTTCGGGGAGGTCCGGCCGTGGAAGGAGCGGCCGGTCTACGGGACCGTCGCGGGCAAGACGAGCGGGGCGCTGATGAAGCGCGACGGCGTGCCCGCGTGGCTCGCCGAGCAGGCCGCCCGCGAGGTGCCGTTCCGCGCCGCCATCGCGTCCGACCCGCCGCCGGAGTTCGACCGCTACCGCTGA
- a CDS encoding transglycosylase SLT domain-containing protein, translating into MRLPLLPLFLAVLLGGCGPKPGAPDSPTDASDALVEARMLLDTDRPWSAARLLRQIGDDDLSAEARLLAARAEAGARDWPRVRALLDGAEGLDSLEGGRGRYLLARAYDNADDLDAARAGYDAFLSVADTTQAVERGAARLRRALVLARLDAETGDRALDAITEVSPEWRAVLAAEALARDGRTDRVEALAGSVSGGERGRRMDAARIEAAQRSGDLAAARRLADRARSRADSDAARAAFALTAGRLAEAMGDAEARALFRDAIDEAPASPAARDAAQRLRQGTPTADDWLALARTDRALGLNAEAADAFGQWIDSEWRGASVGTPAQREDIRFEAADALFDAQRYDDALAMLKGPNVAVSRPARVRALMAGAYGRMGRTDQAAAIYLELAEDDVRHLYFAADVLHQGGDLDRALPLYRRVEQEAPGSAWAGLAVLRRAGQAFLAEDYAEAAALWDGYRGTDALRARYWAGRAHAAAGDSAAAADRFREVLRRERDSYYALLASEALGEPFWPLPLSPSPPADAAADARVAEALRGVDVLREAGFPEVAEAEADRVIAGAGREQADRYALAEALIARGYGRRAILLGQGLGGGTNARRLRILYPFPFRRMIEAEARASGVDPFTAAALIRQESQFSARATSYVGARGLMQLMPATGRTLATEVGIDDWDPALLYLPEVNVHLGTRYVGQQVEAYGGSLPAVFGAYNAGPHQVDAWRAFPEFGRAALFTERIPFRETRDYVKILTRNRAIYQGLYGTDSARLGEAAD; encoded by the coding sequence ATGCGTCTCCCCCTCCTCCCCCTCTTTCTGGCCGTCCTCCTGGGAGGGTGCGGCCCCAAGCCGGGCGCCCCCGACTCCCCGACCGACGCCTCCGACGCACTGGTGGAGGCGCGAATGCTACTCGACACCGACCGTCCGTGGAGCGCGGCGCGGCTCCTTCGCCAGATCGGCGACGACGATCTCTCGGCCGAGGCGCGCCTGCTGGCGGCCCGCGCAGAGGCGGGTGCGCGCGACTGGCCCCGCGTCCGCGCCCTCCTCGACGGGGCGGAGGGGCTGGATTCGTTGGAGGGCGGCCGGGGCCGCTACCTTTTGGCCCGGGCCTACGACAACGCCGACGACCTCGACGCCGCGCGGGCTGGGTACGACGCCTTTCTGAGTGTAGCCGATACGACACAGGCCGTCGAGCGCGGCGCGGCCCGCCTCCGCCGTGCGCTCGTGCTGGCCCGCCTCGACGCCGAGACGGGCGACCGCGCCCTCGACGCCATCACCGAGGTCTCTCCCGAGTGGCGGGCCGTGCTGGCGGCCGAGGCGCTCGCCCGCGACGGCCGGACCGACCGGGTCGAGGCGCTCGCTGGGTCCGTATCCGGCGGCGAGCGAGGCCGACGGATGGACGCCGCCCGCATCGAGGCCGCGCAACGCTCCGGGGACCTCGCCGCCGCCCGCCGGCTGGCCGACCGCGCCCGGTCCCGCGCCGACTCTGACGCCGCCCGCGCCGCGTTCGCCCTCACTGCCGGACGGCTGGCGGAGGCGATGGGCGACGCCGAGGCCCGCGCGCTCTTCCGTGACGCCATCGACGAGGCCCCCGCCAGCCCGGCGGCCCGCGACGCGGCCCAGCGCCTCCGACAGGGCACGCCCACGGCCGACGACTGGCTCGCGCTGGCGCGCACCGACCGCGCGCTCGGCCTCAACGCGGAGGCGGCCGACGCCTTCGGTCAGTGGATCGACTCCGAGTGGCGCGGCGCCAGCGTGGGCACGCCCGCCCAGCGCGAGGACATCCGCTTCGAAGCGGCCGACGCGCTCTTCGACGCCCAGCGCTACGACGATGCCCTGGCCATGCTCAAGGGCCCGAATGTCGCCGTCTCTCGCCCCGCCCGGGTGCGCGCGCTGATGGCGGGCGCGTACGGCCGGATGGGCCGCACCGACCAGGCCGCGGCGATCTACCTCGAGCTGGCGGAGGACGACGTCAGACACCTCTACTTCGCCGCCGACGTGCTCCACCAGGGCGGCGACCTGGACCGCGCCCTCCCGCTCTACCGGCGCGTCGAGCAGGAGGCGCCGGGCTCCGCGTGGGCCGGGCTGGCCGTCCTCCGGCGCGCCGGACAGGCGTTCCTGGCGGAGGACTACGCCGAAGCCGCCGCCCTCTGGGACGGCTACCGCGGCACCGACGCCTTGCGCGCGCGCTACTGGGCGGGCCGCGCCCACGCCGCGGCCGGAGACTCGGCCGCCGCCGCCGACCGCTTCCGGGAGGTCCTGCGGCGGGAGCGCGACTCGTACTACGCCCTGCTCGCGAGCGAAGCACTCGGCGAGCCGTTCTGGCCACTCCCCCTGAGCCCGTCGCCCCCGGCGGATGCCGCCGCCGACGCTCGCGTGGCCGAGGCGCTGCGCGGCGTCGACGTGCTCCGCGAGGCGGGCTTCCCCGAGGTCGCCGAGGCCGAGGCGGACCGCGTGATCGCGGGCGCGGGGCGCGAGCAGGCCGACCGCTACGCGCTCGCCGAGGCGCTCATCGCGCGAGGCTACGGCCGTCGCGCCATCCTCCTGGGGCAGGGCCTGGGCGGGGGGACGAACGCGCGCCGCCTCCGCATCCTCTACCCGTTCCCGTTCCGCCGCATGATCGAGGCCGAGGCCAGGGCGAGCGGCGTCGACCCGTTCACGGCCGCCGCCCTCATCCGTCAGGAGTCGCAGTTCTCGGCCCGCGCCACGTCGTACGTCGGCGCGCGGGGGCTGATGCAACTCATGCCCGCGACCGGACGGACGCTAGCCACCGAGGTCGGGATCGACGACTGGGACCCGGCCCTGCTCTACCTCCCCGAGGTCAACGTCCACCTCGGCACGCGCTACGTCGGGCAGCAGGTCGAGGCCTACGGCGGGTCGCTCCCGGCCGTCTTCGGCGCCTACAACGCAGGCCCGCACCAGGTCGACGCGTGGCGTGCCTTCCCCGAGTTCGGCCGCGCCGCGCTGTTCACCGAGCGGATCCCGTTCCGCGAGACGCGCGACTACGTCAAGATCCTGACCCGCAATCGGGCGATCTACCAGGGCCTCTACGGCACCGACTCGGCCCGCCTCGGGGAGGCTGCGGACTGA
- a CDS encoding YDG/SRA domain-containing protein, whose product MFGHIPGIEVGAILENRQALREAGLHRPTQAGICGRAGEGAESVVLNGGYVDDEDFGDVVIYTGAGGNDRSSGRQVADQTLTRTNRALVDNLRTGLPVRVIRGSHADVHDGPAAGYRYDGLYRVADYWAEPGRDGYRVWRFRLERLEPDAPSRGRVAEEPGLFGASRPPERRDTIVSRIVRDSAVTRDVKRLYDFRCQVCGERIETPTGPYAEAAHIRPLGRPHDGPDVLANVLCLCPTHHVAFDLYVFTVADDLSLAGGTGTLRVHPAHPLDLLFLREHRQRYEAANSIP is encoded by the coding sequence ATGTTCGGACACATTCCAGGAATCGAGGTCGGCGCGATTCTCGAAAACCGCCAGGCCCTGCGGGAGGCCGGCCTTCATCGTCCGACACAAGCTGGTATCTGTGGTCGAGCCGGCGAGGGTGCGGAATCGGTCGTCCTGAACGGTGGCTACGTGGACGACGAGGACTTCGGGGACGTCGTGATCTACACCGGCGCTGGAGGGAACGACCGGTCGTCCGGGCGACAGGTCGCAGACCAGACGCTCACGCGGACCAATCGGGCGCTGGTGGACAATCTCCGCACCGGCCTCCCGGTCCGTGTCATCCGCGGGTCGCACGCGGACGTGCACGACGGCCCCGCCGCTGGCTACCGCTATGACGGCCTCTACCGCGTGGCCGACTACTGGGCCGAGCCCGGCCGGGATGGGTACCGGGTGTGGCGCTTCCGGCTCGAACGACTCGAACCCGACGCGCCCTCACGAGGTCGGGTCGCGGAGGAGCCCGGCCTGTTCGGCGCGTCTCGACCGCCCGAGCGACGAGACACCATCGTCTCCAGGATCGTGCGCGACTCTGCCGTCACCCGAGACGTCAAACGACTCTACGACTTTCGCTGCCAGGTCTGCGGCGAGCGCATCGAGACCCCGACCGGGCCCTATGCCGAGGCGGCGCACATCCGGCCGCTGGGAAGGCCCCATGACGGACCGGACGTGCTCGCCAACGTCCTGTGCCTCTGCCCCACGCATCATGTAGCGTTCGATCTGTACGTCTTCACTGTGGCCGACGACCTGTCGCTCGCTGGGGGGACCGGGACGCTCCGGGTTCACCCTGCCCATCCCCTCGACCTCCTGTTCCTGCGGGAGCATCGCCAGCGGTACGAGGCAGCGAACAGCATACCCTAG
- a CDS encoding EcsC family protein, with protein MRLSEYERTAQREIDRWERGETFLQQALGFAMKPVDWAFDQFVPESVTDTLTDALTQALSTLNDASAWTYDADDVIAKAAAVGIEVETVGELRDRPLDELDALAKQYASQNSVLAALSGGGAGLGGALLLAADIPVLFTINFRLIQQIAAAYGFPLKGPGYTPLVVSIFNVAASGSREAKSDALRELAVAAAAIDGGGYRGRKAQGTLREQMGHVPREIAKNLGAQKLAQMIPIAGAAVGAGVNYWFTDQTAQAAVMLSRALYLERKERL; from the coding sequence ATGCGCCTCTCTGAGTACGAACGCACCGCCCAGCGCGAAATCGACCGCTGGGAACGCGGCGAGACCTTCCTTCAGCAGGCGCTCGGCTTCGCGATGAAGCCCGTCGACTGGGCCTTCGACCAGTTCGTCCCGGAGTCGGTCACGGACACGCTCACCGACGCGCTCACACAGGCGCTCTCGACGCTCAACGACGCCAGCGCCTGGACCTACGACGCCGACGACGTGATCGCGAAGGCCGCCGCCGTGGGCATCGAGGTGGAGACGGTCGGCGAGCTGCGCGACCGGCCGCTCGACGAACTCGACGCGCTCGCCAAGCAGTACGCCTCGCAGAACTCGGTCCTCGCGGCGCTCTCCGGCGGCGGCGCGGGCCTCGGCGGCGCGCTCCTGCTCGCGGCCGACATCCCGGTCCTGTTCACGATCAACTTCCGGCTCATCCAGCAGATCGCGGCGGCCTACGGCTTCCCGCTCAAGGGTCCCGGCTACACGCCGCTGGTGGTGTCCATCTTCAACGTGGCCGCCTCGGGCAGCCGCGAGGCCAAGTCGGACGCGCTCCGCGAACTGGCGGTCGCGGCGGCGGCCATCGACGGGGGCGGCTACCGCGGGCGCAAGGCGCAGGGCACGCTGCGCGAGCAAATGGGCCACGTGCCGCGCGAGATCGCCAAGAACCTGGGCGCCCAGAAGCTGGCCCAGATGATCCCGATCGCGGGCGCGGCCGTCGGCGCGGGCGTCAACTACTGGTTCACCGACCAGACGGCGCAGGCGGCGGTGATGCTGTCGCGGGCGCTGTACCTGGAGCGGAAGGAGCGGCTGTAG
- a CDS encoding sigma-54 dependent transcriptional regulator, whose protein sequence is MTTRIFVVDDDKHYARLLSYRLDKPKDHEVSVFHSGEDALDALDRLKPDLVFLDIMMPGIGGMETLRRLQLFAPDLPIVMISAQGTAEVAVEAMKGGATDYITKGQDDLVKLDMVVERLKGRVKLAREVEQLRAEVAQKYGMEEIVGDSPAMERVYQLVQKTLRGNLTVAIEGESGTGKELVARAIHFNSTPPPGEPEVGPFVVVNCAAIPKELMESEFFGHEKGSFTGAHARHIGKFEQADGGTLFLDEVGELDLGLQAKLLRALQTREVTRVGGTGTIKFECRVISATNKSVLQMVREGTFREDLYYRLFQFPIALPPLRERGNDVLLLAQGFLEAYVAAHPQFKGRRLSGDAVRTVLDYAWPGNVRELKSTIERAILIADDDEIAPADLLIGGPQAIRPWAERMGTAPHGGDGASGRGSSGDGAASPASVVPEAAPAATSASAPQSWDDLPPLPVATPAPSGSAPSGAAPEASGDGIAGLAPDDLIVPLEELKRRAVERAYTLQEGNVERAAADLGIGRATMYRLLKKYDISTE, encoded by the coding sequence GTGACCACGCGCATCTTCGTCGTCGACGACGACAAGCACTACGCCCGCCTCCTCTCGTACCGGCTCGACAAGCCGAAGGACCACGAGGTGTCGGTGTTCCATTCCGGCGAGGACGCGCTCGACGCGCTCGACCGCCTCAAGCCAGACCTCGTCTTCCTCGACATCATGATGCCGGGCATCGGCGGCATGGAGACGCTGCGGCGGCTTCAGCTCTTCGCGCCCGACCTGCCCATCGTGATGATCTCGGCCCAGGGCACCGCCGAGGTCGCCGTGGAGGCCATGAAGGGCGGCGCGACGGACTACATCACGAAGGGCCAGGACGACCTCGTCAAGCTCGACATGGTCGTGGAGCGCCTCAAGGGGCGCGTCAAGCTGGCCCGCGAGGTGGAGCAGCTCCGTGCCGAGGTGGCGCAGAAGTACGGCATGGAGGAGATCGTCGGCGACAGCCCGGCCATGGAGCGCGTCTACCAGCTCGTCCAGAAGACGCTGCGCGGCAACCTGACGGTCGCCATCGAGGGCGAGTCCGGGACGGGCAAGGAGCTCGTGGCGCGCGCCATCCACTTCAACTCGACGCCGCCGCCCGGCGAGCCGGAGGTCGGGCCGTTCGTGGTCGTCAACTGCGCGGCGATCCCGAAGGAGCTCATGGAGAGCGAGTTCTTCGGCCACGAGAAAGGCTCGTTCACGGGCGCCCACGCGCGCCACATCGGCAAGTTCGAGCAGGCCGACGGCGGGACGCTGTTCCTCGACGAGGTCGGCGAGCTGGACCTCGGGCTGCAAGCGAAGCTGCTGCGGGCGCTCCAGACGCGGGAGGTCACGCGCGTCGGCGGGACGGGCACCATCAAGTTCGAGTGCCGGGTGATCTCGGCGACCAACAAGAGCGTGCTCCAGATGGTCCGCGAGGGGACGTTCCGGGAGGACCTCTACTACCGCCTCTTCCAGTTCCCGATCGCGCTGCCGCCGCTGCGCGAGCGCGGCAACGACGTGCTGCTGCTGGCGCAGGGCTTCCTGGAGGCCTACGTCGCGGCGCACCCGCAGTTCAAGGGCCGCCGCCTCTCCGGCGACGCCGTCCGCACGGTGCTCGACTACGCGTGGCCGGGCAACGTCCGCGAGTTGAAGTCGACCATCGAGCGCGCCATCCTGATCGCCGACGACGACGAGATCGCCCCGGCCGACCTGCTGATCGGCGGGCCGCAGGCGATCCGCCCGTGGGCCGAGCGCATGGGGACCGCGCCGCACGGCGGCGATGGGGCCTCGGGACGCGGCTCGTCAGGCGACGGCGCTGCCAGCCCCGCCTCCGTGGTGCCCGAGGCTGCGCCAGCGGCCACCTCGGCGTCCGCGCCGCAGTCCTGGGACGACCTCCCCCCGCTGCCGGTCGCGACTCCCGCGCCGAGCGGGAGCGCACCGAGCGGAGCCGCGCCGGAGGCGTCGGGCGACGGAATCGCAGGCCTCGCCCCGGACGACCTGATCGTCCCGCTGGAGGAGCTCAAGCGGCGCGCCGTGGAGCGGGCGTACACGCTTCAGGAGGGCAACGTCGAGCGAGCCGCCGCCGACCTCGGCATCGGCCGGGCGACGATGTACCGGCTGCTCAAGAAGTACGACATTAGCACGGAGTAG
- a CDS encoding TlpA disulfide reductase family protein, which translates to MRIALLALLLCPLASAQPLRVDLVPGEADLGLSYSRASLGEDGTASLTWRDRDAPVEVTVADGTLRHADRSVPLEPLNDQVSSASMAIEGLGTLAVLVREGSTGLLYTLSDLRVGTAVVGEHRTGVAIRRQAGQSSFDGAHLFVDLDGDGALRGATEVDSLGVLHQRERAAPGEPFSLDGRALVLDAVSPDGTALWLDAPASDVAAAPGFVGPDIRLTSLADAAPRAVSDFRGRTVVLLWWSTTCTFCEQARPEMNEVAARYADDEEVVWLAPAGHADVDRDVQAGEVTAFLQERPYTAEVLLAPADALGAYAVDGYPHYVVLAPDGRVVLDESAASEERGAQIEAAIALARAASAD; encoded by the coding sequence ATGCGAATCGCGCTCCTCGCCCTGCTGCTCTGCCCCCTCGCGTCGGCCCAGCCCCTCCGTGTCGACCTCGTCCCGGGGGAGGCGGACCTCGGCCTCAGCTACAGCCGCGCGTCGCTGGGGGAAGACGGCACCGCGTCGCTGACCTGGCGGGACCGCGATGCGCCCGTGGAGGTCACGGTAGCCGATGGGACCCTCCGGCACGCCGATCGGTCCGTCCCACTGGAGCCGCTGAACGACCAGGTGTCGTCCGCCTCGATGGCCATCGAGGGCCTGGGGACGCTGGCCGTGCTCGTGCGCGAGGGAAGCACGGGCCTGCTCTACACCCTCTCCGACCTCCGCGTGGGGACCGCCGTCGTCGGGGAGCACCGTACCGGGGTGGCGATCCGGCGGCAGGCCGGGCAGTCGAGCTTCGACGGGGCCCACCTCTTCGTGGACCTCGACGGCGACGGCGCCCTCCGAGGGGCGACCGAGGTGGACAGCCTCGGCGTGTTGCACCAGCGCGAGCGGGCCGCCCCGGGGGAGCCGTTCTCGCTCGACGGTCGTGCGCTCGTCCTCGATGCGGTGTCGCCCGACGGGACGGCCCTGTGGCTCGACGCTCCGGCATCGGACGTGGCTGCCGCGCCGGGCTTCGTCGGGCCGGACATCCGGCTCACGTCCCTCGCCGACGCGGCCCCGCGTGCGGTGTCCGACTTTCGCGGGCGGACCGTCGTGCTGCTCTGGTGGTCCACCACCTGCACGTTCTGCGAGCAGGCACGGCCGGAGATGAACGAGGTGGCGGCGCGCTACGCCGACGACGAGGAGGTCGTCTGGCTCGCCCCTGCAGGCCACGCCGATGTCGACCGCGACGTGCAGGCGGGCGAGGTCACGGCCTTCCTGCAGGAGCGGCCGTACACCGCCGAGGTGCTGCTGGCCCCGGCCGACGCCCTCGGGGCCTACGCCGTCGACGGCTACCCACACTACGTCGTGCTCGCGCCGGACGGTCGTGTGGTGCTGGACGAGAGCGCCGCCTCCGAGGAGCGGGGCGCCCAGATCGAGGCCGCCATCGCGCTCGCGCGGGCGGCCTCTGCGGACTAG
- a CDS encoding undecaprenyl-diphosphate phosphatase: MTWWQAALLGLVQGLAEFLPISSSGHLVLGEYLLGLDTSNANDVTFEVFVHFGTALSILVVYRERIGRILADAFGALTTPSAWAQAIRPGPIERTPGSEIHYQPQPSGGRVPSLRLALFILITMVPTFLGYILFEERLEALFGDPRFVCGALIVTGVLLLLTRLRPDPDGELSPLKSVLIGIAQTCALIPGISRSGSTICTAIYLNVDRKDAADFSFLMLLPVVLGATLLKTLDMLEVGMTTGWLPLLVGTVVAFASGVFAIRAVRVLVQRHSLQYFAYYCFAIGIAGLIWI, encoded by the coding sequence ATGACGTGGTGGCAAGCCGCGCTCCTGGGCCTCGTCCAGGGCCTCGCCGAGTTCCTTCCGATCTCGTCCTCCGGGCACCTCGTGCTCGGTGAGTACCTGCTCGGCCTGGACACGTCGAACGCCAACGACGTCACCTTCGAGGTCTTCGTCCACTTCGGGACCGCGCTCTCGATCCTGGTGGTCTACCGCGAGCGCATCGGCCGCATCCTCGCCGACGCGTTCGGCGCGCTGACCACGCCGAGCGCCTGGGCGCAGGCCATTCGGCCAGGGCCGATTGAGCGGACGCCCGGCTCGGAGATCCACTACCAGCCGCAGCCGTCGGGCGGGCGCGTGCCGTCGCTGCGGCTGGCGCTGTTCATCCTCATCACGATGGTGCCGACCTTCCTCGGCTACATCCTCTTCGAGGAGCGGCTGGAGGCGCTCTTCGGCGACCCGCGCTTCGTCTGCGGCGCTCTCATCGTGACGGGCGTCCTGCTCCTGCTGACGCGCCTCCGCCCGGACCCCGACGGCGAGCTCTCGCCGCTGAAGTCGGTCCTCATCGGCATCGCCCAGACGTGCGCCCTCATCCCGGGCATCAGCCGCTCGGGCTCGACGATCTGCACGGCCATCTACCTCAACGTGGACCGGAAGGACGCGGCCGACTTCTCGTTCCTGATGCTGCTGCCGGTCGTCCTCGGCGCGACGCTGCTCAAGACGCTCGACATGCTGGAGGTCGGCATGACGACCGGCTGGCTGCCGCTGCTCGTGGGCACCGTGGTGGCGTTCGCCTCGGGCGTGTTCGCCATCCGCGCGGTGCGGGTGCTGGTGCAGCGGCACTCGCTCCAGTACTTCGCCTACTACTGCTTCGCGATCGGCATCGCGGGGCTGATCTGGATCTAG